Proteins from one Enterobacter bugandensis genomic window:
- a CDS encoding DUF3131 domain-containing protein yields MLKTLARGLAGILLAGGVIYALFGHQGAGWRWLIHGGWHSSARIAALTPEEQTWATIAWRYFVNNTQPQTGLVNGSDKQPRVTLWQMGDTLIALLAAKELGLIEDAEYDARLTRLMGTLNRLMLTDARTPGRLYSSQTATPVDFSGKPSKNGWSARDMARLMLALRLTAQREPQYSEYLDKIILRWNFCPVIDSEGELWSSSLQNGQPVVREELRLGESEYAATAFQLWGFSPDKAFTPPAHHVIIAQRRLAVDARDPRTTWQPSLITTLPYMLPGLEFGWEPEGVAADLQQRLRKQAENVWLSQKTRWETDKILTARADFTLSQAPWHIQDTVWGNGYAWNSVGDDGRDYTRFAQVSTKAVFALWALWDTPYTDVLMTVTKHLNDPQKGWYEGRQEATGDTNAALTLSTNATVLEALFFKHNAGPLFDVRRSKKESYFSRRLAEQYTPIGHCLPGESTIRRTP; encoded by the coding sequence ATGCTTAAAACCTTAGCCAGAGGGCTCGCGGGAATACTCCTTGCAGGCGGGGTCATCTATGCCCTGTTTGGCCATCAGGGAGCAGGCTGGCGCTGGCTAATCCACGGCGGCTGGCACTCCAGCGCGCGTATCGCCGCCCTGACGCCGGAAGAGCAGACGTGGGCGACGATCGCCTGGCGCTATTTCGTCAATAATACCCAGCCGCAAACGGGCCTGGTCAACGGGAGCGACAAACAGCCTCGCGTCACGCTCTGGCAAATGGGCGATACGCTTATCGCCCTGCTGGCGGCAAAAGAGCTGGGGCTGATTGAGGACGCCGAGTATGACGCTCGCTTAACCCGTCTCATGGGCACTCTAAACCGCCTGATGCTGACCGATGCCCGAACGCCGGGTCGACTCTATTCCAGCCAGACGGCGACGCCAGTCGACTTTAGCGGCAAGCCCAGCAAAAACGGCTGGTCCGCGCGCGACATGGCGCGTCTGATGCTCGCCCTGCGCCTTACCGCACAGCGGGAGCCGCAGTACAGCGAATACCTGGATAAAATTATCCTGCGCTGGAATTTCTGCCCGGTCATCGATAGCGAAGGCGAACTGTGGTCCTCTTCCCTGCAAAACGGTCAGCCGGTCGTGCGGGAGGAACTGCGGCTGGGCGAAAGTGAATATGCCGCGACGGCGTTTCAGCTGTGGGGATTTTCCCCGGATAAAGCGTTTACGCCCCCGGCGCACCACGTCATCATCGCCCAGCGGCGTCTGGCCGTCGATGCCCGCGATCCGCGCACCACGTGGCAGCCCTCTCTGATTACCACCCTTCCCTATATGCTGCCGGGCCTGGAGTTTGGCTGGGAACCAGAAGGCGTTGCGGCCGATCTGCAACAGCGTCTGCGCAAGCAGGCCGAAAACGTCTGGCTGAGCCAGAAGACCCGCTGGGAGACCGACAAAATCCTGACGGCCAGGGCAGATTTCACGCTCTCTCAGGCGCCCTGGCATATCCAGGATACCGTCTGGGGAAATGGCTATGCCTGGAACTCTGTCGGAGACGATGGCCGGGACTACACCCGTTTCGCGCAGGTATCGACCAAAGCGGTTTTTGCCCTGTGGGCCCTGTGGGACACCCCGTACACCGACGTGCTGATGACGGTCACCAAACACCTTAACGATCCGCAGAAAGGCTGGTATGAAGGCCGTCAGGAAGCCACGGGCGATACCAACGCTGCCTTAACCCTCTCGACCAACGCCACGGTGCTGGAAGCCCTCTTCTTTAAACACAACGCCGGGCCTCTGTTTGACGTGCGTCGGTCGAAGAAAGAGAGCTACTTCTCACGCCGTCTGGCAGAGCAATACACGCCCATCGGGCACTGTCTGCCGGGCGAAAGCACCATAAGGAGGACGCCGTGA
- a CDS encoding globin family protein, which yields MKFYRDLFESSLNRVFPNNEKTAFFQTFYDAFVHMSPETEAHFSRLPDREGQQTLFKSFFAMLAVDGALIVPDFLERLAREQSDDGLHLPPRFFALWREAMLNAVSLRDPQCDDEILTAWAMAIAPGLEYLRRQAELHYRA from the coding sequence GTGAAGTTCTATCGCGATCTGTTTGAATCCAGTCTGAACCGCGTCTTTCCGAATAATGAAAAAACCGCGTTTTTTCAGACGTTCTATGACGCCTTCGTCCATATGTCACCCGAAACCGAGGCACATTTTTCTCGTCTGCCGGATCGGGAGGGCCAGCAGACCCTGTTTAAAAGCTTCTTCGCCATGCTTGCGGTCGACGGCGCCCTGATCGTCCCTGATTTTCTCGAGCGCCTGGCGCGTGAGCAAAGCGACGACGGCCTCCACCTTCCCCCGCGGTTTTTTGCCCTTTGGCGCGAAGCGATGTTGAACGCGGTGAGCCTGCGCGATCCGCAGTGCGACGATGAGATCCTCACCGCCTGGGCCATGGCGATCGCGCCCGGGCTGGAATACCTTCGCCGACAGGCAGAACTGCACTACCGCGCGTAG
- a CDS encoding hybrid sensor histidine kinase/response regulator has product MSSFTYDLNALPAAVMIYDREERLQAWNHNVALFYPVITPWLTVGTTLEALAERFIDAVYNVDPGLRQTLRESIVRNCRQDKHCEVRQAGQRRIFVQHQRLADGGIVSLHSDVTELDEAQRARHQLHDDFLLTAESIHIGIWDWQVSGDTLQVNDTLLAMLGQSRTQWRYPVRFLLNQVHEDDRAALRKALHASKQDHRPVFECEIRVHHPTEGLRWMLLSGQVVTLSIEGNAERVIGTLQDITRRKEAEIQAFASAIEAQKANEAKSAFLANMSHEIRTPMNGIIGMTQLCLDTSLSADQRDYLTLVMSSAQSLLHIINDILDFSRIEAGKVELESEPVPVRPFIQSLIRPHMPGASEKGIELLVDIAPDVPDVLLVDGARLRQILTNLLGNALKFTHQGEVILVVEPGDSAGRWRFRVRDSGIGIPADKQKAIFEAFSQADNSTTRRYGGTGLGLTISARLVAAMGGELTVSSEPGKGSEFSFSLPLAAQTLASGERPHSQRFNGESVLVVDDNATNLRLLSAMLSQMGLKPTCVNNASEAIDRVRTGTAWPLILLDAQMPDMDGVSLALELSVLPQVAESHIIMLSSMSRHFDINMLKRIGIKNYLHKPIAQDELHQAIAAAFERSPAPVGESTPAPVASPAATGLRILLAEDNLVNQKVAARLLERLGHSCQIVDNGVALLERWRADTWDVLLIDLQMPEMDGETAIRLLREEEQSRPGPPQPTVAMTAHAMQGDKERCLNMGFDGYIAKPISQERLAEEIARVLQHHEDASGFPDEARLLKQCADDPALVQELLALFGEGLNEAIKTITQAIDSNDREALRRAAHKLRGEAVTLDFSTLAQQLQVLESDAHALDGHQLAALNEHLRQESLRLMAWLNARGVNE; this is encoded by the coding sequence ATGAGTTCATTCACGTACGATCTTAACGCGCTGCCGGCCGCCGTCATGATTTATGACCGCGAGGAACGCCTTCAGGCCTGGAATCACAACGTGGCCCTGTTTTATCCGGTCATTACCCCGTGGCTGACGGTGGGAACGACTCTTGAAGCGCTGGCGGAACGCTTTATCGACGCCGTTTACAACGTCGACCCCGGCCTGCGGCAGACGCTGCGCGAGTCGATCGTGCGCAACTGTCGGCAGGATAAACACTGCGAGGTGCGCCAGGCGGGCCAGCGGCGGATCTTCGTCCAGCATCAGCGGCTTGCGGACGGCGGTATTGTCAGCCTGCACAGCGATGTTACAGAGCTGGATGAAGCGCAGCGCGCGCGCCACCAGCTGCATGACGACTTTCTGCTGACGGCGGAATCCATTCATATCGGGATTTGGGACTGGCAGGTTTCCGGCGACACACTCCAGGTCAACGATACCCTGCTTGCCATGCTGGGCCAGTCGCGCACACAGTGGCGATATCCGGTGCGTTTTCTCCTCAATCAGGTCCACGAGGACGATCGCGCAGCGCTACGCAAGGCGCTGCACGCTTCGAAGCAGGATCATCGTCCGGTCTTTGAATGTGAAATTCGCGTGCATCACCCTACCGAAGGACTGCGCTGGATGCTGCTGTCCGGCCAGGTGGTTACGCTCTCCATTGAGGGGAACGCCGAGCGCGTCATTGGTACGCTGCAGGATATAACGCGGCGCAAAGAGGCTGAAATTCAGGCTTTCGCCTCGGCCATTGAGGCACAAAAAGCCAATGAGGCAAAAAGCGCGTTCCTGGCGAATATGAGCCATGAAATTCGTACCCCGATGAACGGCATTATTGGCATGACCCAGCTGTGCCTGGATACGTCTCTGAGTGCCGATCAGCGTGACTATCTGACCCTGGTGATGAGCTCCGCCCAGTCGCTTCTGCATATCATCAACGATATTCTCGACTTTTCCCGAATTGAAGCCGGAAAAGTGGAGCTGGAGTCGGAACCCGTACCTGTCCGCCCCTTTATTCAGTCGCTCATTCGCCCGCACATGCCGGGGGCGAGCGAAAAAGGCATCGAGCTGCTGGTTGATATTGCGCCCGACGTTCCCGACGTGCTGCTGGTTGACGGCGCGCGGCTGCGCCAAATCCTGACCAATCTGCTGGGCAACGCGCTGAAATTTACCCATCAGGGAGAAGTTATCCTGGTGGTTGAGCCCGGCGATAGCGCGGGCAGATGGCGTTTTCGCGTGCGCGACAGCGGCATTGGCATACCGGCAGATAAGCAGAAGGCCATTTTTGAAGCCTTCAGCCAGGCGGACAACTCAACCACCCGCCGCTACGGCGGTACGGGGCTCGGGCTAACCATCTCGGCAAGACTGGTTGCGGCCATGGGGGGCGAATTAACGGTCTCCAGCGAGCCGGGAAAAGGAAGCGAATTTTCGTTCTCGCTGCCGCTGGCAGCGCAGACCCTTGCGTCCGGAGAGCGCCCACATAGCCAGCGCTTTAACGGTGAATCCGTACTGGTGGTTGATGATAACGCGACCAACCTGCGGCTGCTGTCCGCGATGCTCAGCCAGATGGGACTGAAACCCACCTGCGTTAACAACGCCAGCGAGGCCATTGATCGGGTTAGAACGGGAACAGCGTGGCCCCTGATCCTGCTGGACGCGCAGATGCCGGATATGGACGGCGTGTCTCTGGCCCTTGAGCTTTCGGTTCTGCCGCAGGTTGCTGAAAGTCATATCATCATGCTGAGCTCCATGAGCCGACATTTTGATATCAATATGCTGAAGCGGATCGGAATCAAGAACTATCTGCATAAGCCTATCGCCCAGGATGAATTACATCAGGCGATTGCCGCCGCGTTTGAACGTTCGCCAGCACCCGTGGGTGAAAGCACGCCCGCGCCTGTCGCCTCGCCTGCAGCCACGGGCCTGCGGATCCTGCTGGCTGAAGATAATCTGGTCAACCAGAAGGTCGCCGCGCGCCTGCTCGAGCGGCTCGGTCATAGCTGTCAGATCGTCGACAATGGCGTCGCGCTGCTTGAACGCTGGCGCGCGGATACGTGGGACGTTTTACTGATCGACCTTCAGATGCCAGAGATGGACGGTGAGACCGCCATTCGCCTGCTTCGTGAAGAAGAGCAGTCTCGGCCCGGACCGCCTCAACCCACCGTCGCCATGACCGCACACGCCATGCAGGGGGATAAAGAGCGCTGCCTGAACATGGGGTTCGACGGCTACATTGCCAAACCCATCAGCCAGGAGCGTCTCGCTGAAGAGATTGCCCGCGTGCTCCAGCACCACGAAGACGCCTCCGGTTTTCCGGATGAAGCACGCCTGCTGAAGCAGTGCGCTGACGATCCCGCCCTGGTGCAGGAGCTGCTGGCCCTGTTTGGCGAAGGGCTAAATGAAGCAATCAAGACCATTACCCAGGCGATCGACAGCAACGACCGCGAGGCGCTGCGACGCGCGGCCCACAAGCTGCGCGGAGAAGCCGTCACCCTGGACTTCAGCACGCTCGCACAGCAGCTGCAGGTGCTGGAAAGCGACGCGCATGCGCTGGATGGGCACCAGCTTGCGGCCCTGAATGAACATCTTCGCCAGGAATCGCTGCGCCTGATGGCGTGGCTCAACGCGCGGGGGGTAAACGAATGA
- a CDS encoding glycoside hydrolase family 2 protein, which translates to MNARNCTLLVALLTTHAVANSAPVSWSLAGEWQVQDANDSAHPAASGWHPLQVPANWYSAGYDHQGALWYKHAFSLPVQAPDVMSTLVFDGVDYLAEVTLNGQPLGKHEGYFQRFSLDASPALQRHNRLVVRVDSPYEDPHKIWPLHKTVMKGVLNQHDTRPGGAWSPEGQDANSGGIWAPVRLHLSRGATLDETILRPDWSQGLTRPTLKADIRYRALDQGPATVRLTATPANFSGRPYQADFPVTLESGAHSVQVTLPMPKAKLWWPIGTGKPHLYTVRVALRDANGLMDTAVTRTGLRKIVEQPDNKGWLINDRRLFIKGSNYIGSPWLGTMTRKKYRRDLRLVEAMNANAIRVHGHVAGRALYDVADEMGMMIWQDVPLQWGYNNSAAFTENAVRQTREMIEQFGNSPAIIVWGGHNEPPWNSPWMEKRFPDWNKDLNRELTQKVADTLAEDTSRIVHRFSAVEEHYWAGWYFGTVRDLLAPAKTGIITEFGAQALPRLSTLKTIIPAASLWPKTTAADDPGWTVWKYHNFQPFQTFKFAGISRGKNIQTMIRNTQAYQSQLVATAAESYRRQRYQPVTALFHFMFVETWPSINWGVVDYLRKPKAGFYALQRAYQPVLPSIEPVTAQWQSGAAATVRLWAINDTWKPCSECRLTWRITQRDKVLAKGTTTMMIAADSGTMVKTLTATPVGQDDVSIRFTIENSAGKIVGENQRTESVIK; encoded by the coding sequence ATGAACGCTCGCAACTGCACCCTGCTCGTTGCCCTGTTGACCACCCACGCGGTGGCGAACTCTGCGCCGGTCAGCTGGTCTCTGGCCGGAGAATGGCAGGTACAGGATGCCAATGACAGCGCACATCCTGCCGCATCAGGTTGGCACCCGCTTCAGGTTCCTGCCAACTGGTACAGCGCCGGGTACGATCATCAGGGCGCGCTGTGGTACAAGCACGCGTTTTCCCTGCCCGTGCAGGCCCCCGACGTGATGAGTACCCTGGTGTTTGACGGCGTCGATTACTTGGCAGAGGTGACCCTGAACGGCCAGCCGCTGGGCAAGCATGAGGGCTACTTTCAGCGCTTTTCGCTGGACGCCAGCCCGGCGTTACAACGTCACAATAGGCTCGTCGTCAGGGTAGACAGCCCCTACGAAGATCCGCACAAGATCTGGCCTTTGCATAAAACGGTCATGAAGGGGGTTCTGAATCAGCATGACACGCGTCCCGGTGGCGCCTGGTCGCCGGAAGGACAGGATGCTAACTCGGGCGGCATCTGGGCCCCGGTCCGGCTGCACCTTAGCCGGGGCGCCACCCTTGATGAGACCATCCTGCGGCCCGACTGGTCGCAGGGGCTGACTCGCCCGACGCTAAAAGCGGATATTCGCTATCGCGCGCTCGATCAGGGCCCGGCGACCGTGCGGCTCACCGCCACGCCCGCCAACTTCAGCGGCAGGCCCTATCAGGCTGACTTTCCGGTTACTCTCGAAAGCGGTGCCCATTCCGTGCAGGTGACGCTGCCCATGCCGAAGGCAAAGCTGTGGTGGCCGATCGGCACGGGGAAACCCCACCTGTATACCGTTCGCGTGGCGTTGCGAGATGCAAACGGCTTAATGGACACGGCGGTAACCCGCACCGGGCTGCGCAAAATAGTCGAGCAGCCCGACAATAAGGGCTGGCTCATAAACGACAGGCGCCTTTTTATTAAGGGCAGCAATTACATCGGTTCCCCCTGGCTCGGCACCATGACGCGGAAAAAATACCGACGCGACCTTCGTCTGGTGGAAGCCATGAACGCCAACGCCATACGCGTGCACGGACACGTTGCCGGACGTGCGTTGTATGACGTGGCCGATGAGATGGGCATGATGATCTGGCAGGATGTTCCGCTGCAGTGGGGCTACAATAACAGTGCGGCTTTCACGGAAAATGCGGTTCGACAGACGCGGGAGATGATCGAACAGTTTGGCAATTCCCCCGCCATCATCGTCTGGGGCGGGCATAACGAACCGCCGTGGAATTCGCCGTGGATGGAAAAACGCTTCCCGGACTGGAATAAAGATCTGAATCGCGAGCTCACGCAAAAGGTGGCGGATACGCTTGCCGAAGATACCTCCCGCATCGTGCACCGCTTCTCCGCCGTTGAGGAGCATTACTGGGCGGGCTGGTACTTCGGTACCGTGCGCGACCTGCTGGCCCCAGCCAAAACGGGGATCATCACCGAGTTCGGCGCGCAGGCGCTTCCCCGCCTGTCAACGCTAAAAACCATCATCCCGGCGGCGTCGCTCTGGCCAAAAACGACCGCCGCCGACGATCCCGGCTGGACCGTCTGGAAATACCATAATTTTCAGCCCTTCCAGACCTTTAAGTTCGCCGGTATTTCGCGCGGAAAGAATATTCAGACGATGATACGCAATACCCAGGCGTACCAGTCTCAGCTGGTGGCCACGGCGGCCGAAAGCTATCGCCGACAGCGATACCAGCCGGTGACGGCCCTGTTCCACTTTATGTTTGTGGAAACCTGGCCCTCCATCAACTGGGGCGTAGTGGACTACCTTCGTAAACCTAAAGCCGGGTTTTACGCACTCCAGCGCGCGTACCAGCCTGTTTTGCCGTCCATCGAACCGGTCACCGCGCAGTGGCAATCCGGCGCGGCGGCGACCGTGCGCCTCTGGGCCATCAACGACACCTGGAAACCGTGCAGCGAATGCCGCCTGACCTGGCGTATCACGCAGCGCGACAAGGTGCTGGCTAAAGGCACGACGACGATGATGATCGCAGCAGACTCGGGAACGATGGTCAAAACGCTGACGGCTACGCCCGTGGGCCAGGACGACGTGTCGATTCGGTTTACGATTGAAAACAGCGCGGGAAAAATTGTCGGTGAAAATCAGCGCACGGAGTCCGTCATAAAGTGA
- a CDS encoding VF530 family protein — MTAHISKDPLHGVTLEMMVNALVAKYGWSELGDRIKINCFRKDPSVKSSLKFLRRTPWARAEVEALYLDSLNDEESAEQAAPAFNPWANSRIIKS; from the coding sequence ATGACTGCACACATTTCCAAAGATCCTTTACATGGCGTAACGCTGGAGATGATGGTCAACGCCCTGGTGGCGAAGTATGGCTGGAGCGAATTGGGCGACCGCATCAAAATTAACTGTTTCAGAAAAGATCCCAGCGTTAAATCGAGCCTGAAATTCCTGCGCCGCACCCCGTGGGCGCGCGCGGAAGTTGAAGCCCTGTATCTGGATTCCCTCAACGATGAGGAAAGCGCAGAACAGGCGGCGCCCGCCTTTAATCCCTGGGCTAACAGTCGGATTATCAAGAGCTAA
- a CDS encoding glycoside hydrolase family 10 protein, with translation MTRHVKRIGALAACALLLVSCSSKPPKSLVTPLPTASKPTQQANEPMRGVWLATVSRLDWPPVASVNGRSADQRITMQKQALIGKLDNLKRLGINTVFFQVKPDSTALWSSKILPWSDMLTGNIGEYPGYDPLQFMLDEAHKRGMKVHAWFNPYRVSTNTKPSTIAALNRTSYLTPSSVYVQHPEWVRVSGDRFVLDPGIPEVRDWITKVVTEVVANYPVDGVQFDDYFYAESPGSALNDAQTWRQYGQGFASKADWRRHNTQQLIVQVSRAIKQTRPNVEFGVSPAGVWRNRSFDPAGSDTRGAAAYDESYADTRQWVQQGLLDYIAPQIYWPFARDAARYDVLTKWWADVVKPTHTRLYIGIAFYKVGEPSKNEPDWTVQGGVPELKKQLDLNDSLPNVNGTILFREDYLNQPQTQQAVNYLKGRWGS, from the coding sequence ATGACGCGACACGTAAAACGGATCGGTGCGCTGGCTGCCTGCGCGCTTTTACTTGTAAGCTGCTCCTCAAAACCACCTAAATCACTGGTTACCCCTCTTCCCACCGCCAGCAAACCGACGCAGCAGGCAAACGAGCCGATGCGCGGGGTCTGGCTGGCGACCGTCTCTCGTCTCGACTGGCCGCCGGTGGCCTCGGTGAACGGCCGCAGCGCCGACCAGCGTATCACCATGCAAAAGCAGGCGCTGATCGGCAAGCTCGACAACCTTAAGCGCCTCGGGATTAACACCGTATTTTTCCAGGTGAAGCCGGACAGCACCGCGCTCTGGTCATCAAAAATTCTACCGTGGTCAGATATGCTGACGGGCAACATCGGCGAATACCCGGGTTACGACCCGCTGCAGTTTATGCTGGATGAAGCGCACAAGCGCGGCATGAAGGTTCATGCCTGGTTCAACCCTTACCGCGTGTCGACCAATACTAAGCCCTCAACCATCGCCGCCCTGAACCGGACTTCATATCTGACCCCGTCCAGCGTCTATGTTCAGCACCCGGAATGGGTACGCGTCTCCGGCGATCGTTTTGTTCTCGACCCGGGCATTCCCGAAGTGCGCGACTGGATAACCAAAGTGGTGACCGAAGTGGTGGCAAACTACCCGGTAGACGGCGTGCAGTTTGATGATTACTTTTACGCTGAATCCCCGGGATCCGCGCTCAACGACGCGCAAACCTGGCGGCAGTACGGCCAGGGATTTGCCTCAAAAGCCGACTGGCGCAGACACAATACGCAGCAGCTGATCGTGCAGGTGTCCCGCGCGATCAAGCAGACCAGGCCCAACGTGGAGTTTGGCGTCAGCCCGGCGGGCGTGTGGCGGAACCGCTCCTTTGACCCGGCGGGTTCGGACACGCGCGGCGCCGCGGCCTACGATGAATCCTACGCCGATACGCGTCAGTGGGTGCAGCAGGGCCTGCTGGACTACATTGCCCCGCAGATATACTGGCCCTTCGCCCGTGATGCCGCGCGCTACGACGTGCTGACCAAATGGTGGGCCGACGTCGTCAAGCCGACCCACACCCGCCTGTATATCGGCATTGCGTTCTACAAGGTGGGCGAACCGTCGAAGAATGAGCCGGACTGGACGGTACAGGGCGGCGTGCCGGAGCTGAAAAAGCAGCTCGATCTCAACGATTCGCTGCCCAACGTGAACGGCACCATCCTGTTCCGGGAAGATTACCTGAACCAGCCGCAGACCCAGCAGGCGGTGAACTACCTCAAAGGACGCTGGGGTAGCTAA
- the dsbG gene encoding thiol:disulfide interchange protein DsbG, with the protein MKKLLLLSALATSGLAQAADAIPDVVKQFSEQQQIKIIKKLDAPGGAPAWLGQYQDMGVTLFLTPDGKHVISGYLYDDKGNNLSEGYFQKEIYAPMGREMWKNLNAAHPLKEGADNAPRKVFVFADPFCPYCKQFWAEAQPWVKAGKVQLNTLLVAFLNPNSGRNASAILNAKDPVSAWREYELSGGKKLPKPEGDASRETVAILQKHQALMDSLGANATPAIYYLNAENELQQVVGMPDAQQLEAMFGPKP; encoded by the coding sequence ATGAAAAAATTACTGTTACTTTCGGCGCTGGCGACCTCAGGGCTGGCCCAGGCCGCTGATGCCATACCGGATGTGGTGAAGCAGTTCAGCGAGCAGCAGCAGATCAAAATCATTAAGAAACTGGATGCCCCCGGCGGCGCACCGGCCTGGCTGGGGCAATATCAGGACATGGGCGTGACGCTGTTTTTAACGCCGGACGGCAAGCACGTCATCTCGGGCTATCTGTACGATGACAAAGGAAATAACCTCAGCGAAGGCTATTTCCAGAAAGAGATCTACGCTCCGATGGGACGCGAGATGTGGAAGAATCTCAACGCGGCGCATCCCCTGAAGGAAGGGGCAGATAACGCCCCGCGTAAGGTCTTCGTCTTCGCCGATCCGTTCTGCCCGTACTGCAAGCAGTTCTGGGCCGAAGCGCAGCCGTGGGTGAAGGCGGGCAAGGTTCAGCTCAACACGCTGCTGGTGGCGTTTCTTAACCCCAACAGCGGGCGCAACGCCTCTGCGATCCTGAATGCGAAAGATCCGGTTTCGGCCTGGCGCGAATACGAGCTTTCCGGTGGGAAAAAATTGCCAAAACCTGAAGGGGACGCATCCCGCGAAACGGTAGCGATCCTGCAGAAACACCAGGCGCTGATGGACAGCCTGGGCGCAAACGCCACGCCAGCCATTTACTATCTGAATGCGGAAAACGAGCTGCAGCAGGTGGTCGGTATGCCGGACGCGCAGCAGCTTGAGGCAATGTTCGGGCCGAAGCCGTAA